From the genome of Podospora pseudoanserina strain CBS 124.78 chromosome 7 map unlocalized CBS124.78p_7.2, whole genome shotgun sequence, one region includes:
- a CDS encoding uncharacterized protein (EggNog:ENOG503NYQM; COG:K): MWLLSPGSKWLSLARIPSSIHPFVIPPPPMSTVVDFAPHDFGRHPMLDVDSMSRPHHSYHEGYAPGHGHYAPEHPPYPPPQPPHLTQPTRLPSMATMISTAGASHPPAMPNGREVSYPGGKPGYYSDYATPSPVGQTPPQFPGPSNDPHAFSRRAVDIRRSPTLSSTASDRSSDEVAHEMRLRQMNSFRDHHSQGLPRQYPHQSPRSRGSSLHHDSALPPVLMGGPSASPYVPASAYMNGRPPPHLPQSPSNSTQASASPRQEGKSMSISNLLSSDSATTTTTSSSTSHPNTTTTMNTTTSHPSYPPPAPSPIPSTSEYRISVRQQPYAARSCGFGERDRRVIDPPPIVQLTIHDPSLSPEELSRRLRHQFSVVHCSIYDDRGERDMSAMPEDFRQQRRLMGTLASTGLTKRLKEQGCLISIKKGNEKRETPGGGGGGGGRRGAEEVEEEEEEGEGDSEGEGEKRGRKRVKRSA; encoded by the exons ATGTGGCTGCTCTCGCCCGGCAGCAAGTGGCTCTCTCTA GCTCGGATCCCCTCTTCTATTCATCCATTTGTGatcccgcctcccccaaTGTCTACAGTGGTCGACTTTGCTCCTCACGACTTTGGCCGTCATCCCATGCTGGACGTCGACAGCATGTCTCGACCACATCACAGCTACCACGAGGGATATGCCCCCGGACATGGGCACTACGCTCCAGAGCACCCACCgtacccaccaccacagccccctcacctcacccagcCTACACGGCTGCCCTCCATGGCCACCATGATATCGACTGCAGGAGCAAGCCACCCTCCTGCAATGCCAAATGGACGAGAAGTCTCCTACCCGGGAGGGAAACCGGGCTACTATTCAGACTACGCAACCCCCTCGCCAGTCGGGCAGACACCTCCGCAGTTCCCTGGTCCGAGCAACGACCCCCATGCCTTCTCCAGGCGGGCAGTCGACATCCGGCGCTCGCCCACCCTATCATCAACAGCCAGTGACCGGTCATCTGACGAGGTAGCCCATGAGATGCGTCTGAGGCAAATGAACAGCTTCCGagaccaccacagccaaggGCTCCCACGACAGTATCCCCATCAATCCCCCCGTTCAAGAGGGAGTTCCCTCCACCACGACAGCGCTCTCCCACCAGTATTGATGGGCGGCCCCTCTGCCAGCCCTTACGTCCCAGCATCAGCATACATGAACGGCCGCCCGCCACcgcacctcccccaaagccCATCAAACAGCACCCAAGCCAGCGCCTCCCCAAGACAAGAGGGGAAATCCATGAGCATatccaacctcctcagctcAGAcagcgccaccaccaccactacctcctcctccacctcccacccaaacaccaccacaaccatgaacaccaccacctcccacccctcctacccacccccggccccctcccccatcccctcaacctcggaATACCGCATCTCGGTCCGCCAACAACCTTACGCCGCCCGCTCCTGCGGCTTCGGCGAGCGCGACCGCCGAGTAATTGACCCACCCCCCATAGTCCAACTAACAATCCacgacccctccctctccccagagGAACTCTCCCGCCGGCTCCGGCACCAATTCTCCGTGGTCCACTGCTCCATCTACGACGACCGCGGCGAGCGCGACATGTCAGCCATGCCCGAAGACTTCCGTCAACAACGCCGTCTCATGGGCACCCTC GCTAGTACGGGGTTGACGAAACGGTTGAAGGAGCAGGGGTGTCTGATTAGTATCAAGAAGGGGAACgagaagagggagacgcctgggggtgggggtgggggtggtgggaggaggggggccgaggaggttgaggaggaggaggaggaaggggagggggatagtgagggggagggggagaagagggggaggaagagggtgaagaggagcGCGTGA
- the RRP5 gene encoding rRNA biogenesis protein rrp5 (BUSCO:EOG092603YJ; EggNog:ENOG503NVPJ; COG:A) translates to MGRTHQKFLWWVPASCGCERASRHLKRPKHQLSAMGSLKRKEGPDGSVSKSAKPTNDTRPSKRAKGSDSTKDSNKKGDAKPSKPSTPATSLIKEEEPLFPRGGASVLTPLEQKQIQIQAKNDVLFEEAASKKSGGEKSKKKKARKSKGGEVEPVKDEDAIKVESLNFKRLVKGSLVLGTVCGINLTDVAVALPNNLVGHVPITAISDIFTQRLQAIAEKDEEEDQADEDDENIDLQTIFRMGQYVRAYVVSTHDDSVDGKPKRHIELSLQPALANSGMSEQDIVENTTLMASVVSVEDHGFVMDVNISDSKLKGFLPRKQLDKGIPEESVQPGSVLLCIATSKAASGKVVQLSILEDRIGSIKSFPSEATTIGSFLPGTAADILVSEVTEHGLVGKVMGHLDVTADLVHSNAGPGAVDIVDEYKVGSRIKARIICNFPTARKPKLGISLLPHVLSLKPKIAKTKNGIESLPVDILAHSTIIEKCTVQRVEPEIGLYVDVGVEGVPGFVHISRVKDGKVDSLFETSGPYKVGSVHAARVVGYNPFDGMYNLSMEKSVLEQPFLRIQDIPVGVVVPGVVEKLVVNEHGLGGLIVKVAEGISGLVPEMHLSDVHLQHPEKKFREGMKVKTRVLSTNPARHQLRLTLKKTLVNSDAPPVKSYDELAVGLQTFGTIVKLLDRGAIVQFYGQLRGFLPVSEMSEAYIQDPKEHFREGQTISVYVLSFDPEEKRMIVSCKDPSAFGLEKQVALKKLQIGNLVTAKVTQKTEDDIFVELVEGSLKAILPVRHLTDKSVSKTQSALKKIHVNQTLTELVVLEKNEARRSIILSHKPSLVEAAKKGKLLHTIDRARVGDVVPGFIRNITATAAFVQFAGRLTALLPKTKLPRDIQDKPSFGFQKLQSVTVKITSVDKDLNRIVVAIPLEGGEDVQAKASSKSADKAMNALDLSVLTMEDLPIGKITKARVKSAKDTQINVDLADNIQGRIDVSQVFDKFEDIRSVKKPLGKFKTGEIIDVRVLGIHDARNHRFLPISHRSSHTVLELSAKPSDLQEGSTPEPLSYAKLEVGQTHLAFVNNVAQNHIWVNLSPNVRGRISAVELSDDLSKLQDVAKSFPIGSVLQVRVIHVDAERNRLDLSARDPNAENPLTWDKIQKGMVLPGKVTKTTDNVVFVKLSESVAGPVFLCDLADDYEEANPLKHSKHEIVRVAVLDIDKSNKRLRLSMRPSRVLSSRLEVTDKEITKDTKIAVGDVLRGFVKNVSDKGLFVTLGGDIVAMVQIKNLSDSYLKDWKEHFQIDQLVKGRIISVSNGRLEMSLRPSILSKDYVPPITFSDLKEGQIVTGKVRKVEDFGAFIDIDGSDRLSGLCHRSEMADRAIKDAKALYSEGDKVKARVLKVEEKTKRINLGLKPSYFKDDDEMDVDSDEDAGAALDSEDEDMSDAGAGGALVINADSDDEDDDDDVDSDVEMDDAQTEGIKGLETGGFSWNADALDEDDKAAGSTDEPIKKKKQQQQRESRAQVDRTAELDVNGPQTTSDYERLLLGQPDSSELWIAYMAFQMQVSDLASARQVAERAIKTINIKEELEKLNVWIAYLNLEVAYGTEETVEELFKRACTYNDEQEVYERLASSYIQSGKLKEADDLFEKIIKKFGSKSPSVWINYAHFLHTKYDRPDKARALLPRAEKSLGGGKPVILELMPRFAALEFRSSNGDREQGRSLFETILAAFPKRFDLWNQFVDLETSVGTTDPATVRDLFDRGSKVKGLKPKQAKTWFKRWAQWEDKNGDKKSRERVSAKAQEWAKKAAEKKGKDVEEEEEEESEDDE, encoded by the exons ATGGGCAGGACCCACCAGAAATTTTTGTGGTGGGTGCCAGCTTCTTGTGGTTGCGAACGAGCCTCCCGTCACTTAAAACGACCCAAACATCAACTATCCGCCATGGGTTCGTTAAAGCGCAAAGAGGGCCCCGACGGCTCTGTCTCCAAGTCGGCAAAGCCTACAAATGATACGCGACCCTCCAAAAGGGCGAAAGGAAGCGATTCAACCAAGGACTCCAACAAGAAGGGCGACGCAAAACCATCAAAGCCGTCTACCCCAGCAACATCTCTGatcaaggaggaagagccaTTGTTTCCCAGAGGTGGCGCCAGTGTCTTGACCCCCCTCGAACAAAAGCAAATTCAGATCCAGGCCAAGAACGATGTCCTCTTCGAAGAGGCTGCCAGCAAGAAATCTGGAGGAGAGAaatccaagaagaagaaggcacGCAAGTCCAAGGGTGGAGAGGTAGAACCTGTAAAAGAcgaggatgccatcaaggtaGAAAGCTTGAACTTCAAG CGCTTGGTCAAGGGCTCCCTGGTGCTCGGTACAGTCTGcggcatcaacctcaccgaTGTTGCCGTTGCGCTTCCCAACAACCTCGTCGGCCACGTTCCAATTACGGCTATTTCAGATATCTTTACACAAAGGTTACAGGCAATCGCcgagaaggacgaggaggaggatcaagcagacgaggacgacgagaaCATCGACCTCCAAACTATCTTCCGAATGGGCCAGTATGTTCGCGCCTACGTTGTATCAACACACGATGATTCGGTCGACGGAAAGCCCAAGCGCCACATTGAGCTATCACTCCAGCCGGCGCTCGCCAACTCTGGCATGTCAGAGCAGGATATCGTCGAGAACACTACTCTTATGGCTTCGGTTGTTAGTGTGGAGGATCATGGTTTTGTTATGGATGTCAACATCTCAGACTCAAAATTGAAGGGCTTTTTGCCTCGGAAACAACTCGACAAGGGCATACCGGAAGAAAGTGTTCAGCCTGGCTCAGTTCTGCTTTGTATTGCGACCAGCAAAGCTGCCAGCGGCAAGGTTGTACAGCTTTCCATCTTGGAGGACCGCATCGGCAGCATCAAAAGCTTCCCATCCGAGGCCACGACTATCGGCTCGTTCCTACCAGGCACCGCGGCCGATATCCTGGTTTCCGAAGTCACCGAGCACGGCCTTGTGGGCAAGGTGATGGGTCATTTGGATGTGACTGCTGATCTGGTTCACTCAAACGCTGGCCCTGGTGCCGTTGACATTGTGGACGAGTACAAGGTTGGCTCGCGGATCAAGGCTAGGATCATTTGCAATTTCCCCACCGCAAGAAAGCCCAAACTCGGCATTTCCCTGCTGCCACACGTGCTGTCACTTAAACCGAAAATCGCCAAAACCAAGAACGGCATCGAATCATTGCCAGTGGACATTCTCGCCCATTCTACCATCATTGAAAAGTGCACTGTTCAAAGGGTTGAGCCCGAAATTGGTCTCTATGTCGATGTTGGTGTCGAGGGTGTACCAGGCTTCGTGCACATCTCCAGAGTGAAGGATGGCAAGGTGGACTCGCTGTTCGAGACCAGCGGCCCTTACAAGGTTGGGTCCGTCCACGCTGCTCGTGTAGTTGGCTACAATCCTTTCGATGGGATGTACAACCTGTCGATGGAGAAGAGTGTCTTGGAGCAGCCATTCTTGAGAATACAAGACATCCCcgtgggagtggtggtgccggGTGTGGTTGAAAAGTTGGTCGTCAACGAGCACGGGCTTGGCGGTTTGATCGTGAAGGTTGCCGAGGGTATTTCCGGTCTGGTTCCTGAAATGCATCTTTCCGATGTCCATCTGCAGCACCCCGAGAAGAAATTCAGGGAAGGAATGAAGGTCAAGACCCGTGTCCTGTCAACCAACCCAGCAAGACATCAGCTGCGGCTTACCTTGAAGAAGACACTGGTGAACTCCGATGCTCCTCCGGTCAAGTCATATGACGAGCTTGCCGTCGGGCTTCAGACGTTCGGTACCATTGTTAAGCTTCTGGATCGGGGTGCTATCGTTCAGTTTTACGGACAGCTTCGTGGTTTCCTTCCGGTGTCTGAGATGAGCGAGGCCTACATCCAGGATCCCAAGGAGCATTTCCGTGAGGGCCAGACTATTAGTGTTTACGTCCTCAGCTTTGACCCTGAGGAAAAGAGAATGATTGTGTCCTGCAAGGACCCATCAGCCTTTGGTTTGGAGAAACAGGTTGCACTGAAGAAGCTCCAAATTGGCAACTTGGTTACCGCTAAGGTCACACAAAAGACAGAAGACGATATCTTTGTCGAGCTCGTCGAGGGCTCGTTGAAGGCCATCCTCCCTGTCAGACACCTTACCGACAAGTCGGTCAGCAAAACACAGTCTGCGCTCAAGAAGATCCACGTCAATCAGACTCTTACGGAACTGGTTGTTCTTGAAAAGAACGAAGCTCGTCGGTCCATCATCCTCTCTCACAAGCCAAGCCTTGTCGAAGCGGcgaagaagggcaagcttCTTCACACAATTGACCGCGCACGTGTGGGTGACGTTGTACCTGGCTTCATTCGCAACATCACTGCCACGGCCGCCTTCGTCCAGTTTGCTGGCAGGCTGACAGCGCTGCtccccaagaccaagctGCCACGCGATATCCAGGATAAGCCAAGCTTTGGCTTCCAAAAGCTGCAGTCTGTCACTGTCAAGATCACATCGGTCGACAAGGATCTTAACCGTATCGTTGTTGCTATTCCattggagggtggtgaagacgtTCAGGCAAAGGCCTCTAGCAAGTCGGCCGACAAGGCTATGAATGCCCTGGATCTGTCGGTCTTGACTATGGAAGATCTCCCGATTGGCAAGATCACTAAGGCGAGGGTAAAGTCTGCCAAGGATACACAGATCAATGTTGACCTTGCCGACAACATCCAAGGCCGTATCGATGTTTCGCAGGTCTTTGACAAGTTTGAGGATATTCGCAGCGTGAAGAAGCCTTTGGGCAAGTTCAAGACTGGCGAAATCATCGACGTGCGTGTTCTTGGTATTCATGACGCTCGCAACCACCGTTTCTTGCCCATTTCTCACCGCTCAAGCCACACGGTCCTGGAGCTCTCGGCCAAGCCAAGTGATCTTCAAGAAGGCTCTACCCCAGAGCCTCTGAGCTACGCGAAGCTTGAGGTGGGGCAAACTCATCTGGCGTTTGTCAACAATGTCGCTCAGAATCACATCTGGGTCAACCTGTCACCTAATGTTCGCGGCAGAATCAGTGCCGTTGAGCTTTCCGATGACTTGTCAAAGTTGCAGGATGTGGCGAAGAGTTTCCCTATCGGCTCTGTCCTCCAAGTCCGTGTCATCCACGTGGACGCAGAGAGGAACCGTCTCGACCTCTCGGCTCGCGATCCCAATGCAGAGAACCCGTTGACCTGGGACAAGATCCAGAAGGGCATGGTACTTCCTGGAAAGGTCACCAAGACTACCGACAACGTAGTGTTTGTTAAGCTCAGCGAGTCTGTGGCTGGACCTGTTTTCTTGTGCGATCTTGCGGATGATTACGAGGAAGCCAACCCTCTGAAGCATTCCAAGCACGAAATTGTCCGTGTCGCCGTGCTCGATATCGACAAGAGCAACAAGAGACTGAGATTGTCGATGCGCCCCTCTCGCGTGCTCAGCTCAAGACTCGAGGTCACAGACAAGGAGATCACTAAGGACACCAAGATCGCTGTGGGCGATGTCCTTCGTGGGTTCGTCAAGAATGTGTCTGACAAGGGTCTCTTTGTTACGCTTGGCGGTGACATCGTGGCTATGGTCCAGATCAAGAACTTGTCAGACTCTTACCTGAAGGACTGGAAGGAGCACTTCCAGATTGACCAGCTTGTCAAAGGCCGTATCATTTCTGTCAGCAACGGTCGCCTAGAGATGAGCTTGAGGCCTTCCATCCTAAGCAAAGACTACGTGCCCCCAATCACATTCTCGGACCTGAAGGAAGGTCAAATCGTAACGGGCAAGGTCCGCAAGGTGGAGGACTTTGGTGCTTTTATCGACATTGATGGTTCTGATCGTCTCTCCGGTTTGTGCCACCGCTCTGAAATGGCCGACAGAGCGATCAAGGACGCCAAGGCGCTCTACAGTGAGGGtgacaaggtcaaggctcGTGTTctcaaggtggaggagaagacaaAGCgcatcaacctcggcctGAAGCCGTCGTACTTTaaggacgacgatgagatGGACGTGGATAGCGATGAAGATGCTGGTGCCGCCTTGgacagcgaggatgaagacaTGAGcgatgctggtgctggcggcGCCCTCGTTATCAATGCTGACtctgacgatgaggatgatgatgatgacgttGACAGCGACGTCGAGATGGATGATGCCCAAACAGAAGGCATCAAGGGTCTCGAGACCGGCGGTTTCAGCTGGAATGCCGATGCtttggatgaagatgacaaGGCCGCTGGCAGCACTGATGAGccgatcaagaagaagaagcagcagcagcagcgtgaGTCTCGGGCCCAGGTAGACCGGACAGCCGAGCTTGATGTCAACGGGCCTCAGACGACGAGTGATTACGAGCGTCTCCTTCTGGGTCAGCCTGATTCGTCAGAGCTGTGGATTGCCTACATGGCTTTCCAGATGCAAGTCAGCGATCTTGCCAGCGCGAGACAGGTGGCTGAGCGTGCGATCAAGACGATCAacatcaaggaggagcttgagaagctgaACGTCTGGATTGCTTACCTCAATCTCGAGGTTGCCTATGGCACAGAGGAGACTGTTGAGGAGCTTTTCAAGCGTGCCTGCACCTACAACGATGAGCAAGAAGTCTATGAGCGTCTGGCCAGCAGTTACATTCAGTCTGGCAAGCTCAAG GAAGCAGACGATCTCTTTGAGAAGATCATCAAAAAGTTCGGCTCCAAGTCCCCCAGCGTCTGGATCAACTATGCCCATTTCCTCCACACCAAATATGACCGTCCCGACAAGGCCCGtgcccttcttccccgcGCCGAAAAGTCGCTGGGAGGCGGGAAGCCCGTCATTCTGGAGTTGATGCCCAGGTTTGCCGCGCTCGAGTTCCGCTCTTCCAACGGCGACCGCGAACAGGGTCGCTCACTGTTTGAGACCATTCTCGCCGCCTTCCCCAAGAGATTCGACTTGTGGAACCAGTTTGTCGACCTTGAGACCTCGGTCGGCACTACTGATCCCGCCACTGTCCGTGATTTGTTTGATCGCGGCAGCAAGGTCAAGGGTCTCAAGCCCAAGCAGGCCAAGACTTGGTTCAAGAGGTGGGCGCAGTGGGAGGATAAGAATGGGGATAAGAAGAGCAGGGAGAGGGTTAGCGCCAAGGCGCAGGAGTGGGCTAAGAAGGcggctgagaagaaggggaaggatgttgaggaggaggaggaggaggagagcgaggatgatgagtaG